In the Marinomonas algicola genome, one interval contains:
- a CDS encoding vWA domain-containing protein, with protein sequence MELLPGLYFARPTWLLLIVFTLICVFLFNQKGIKKTNFQGFIDPKLLPFLTSTNNNRAVPKWFSLLSVCLAIIGLSGISWEKQPQPTYASNAKTILLIDQSISLYATDIKPNRLTRLKHKLQDVINAIDEGEVAMVAFAGDAYTISPFSADKTTLTHFLLALDPLIMPLYGSNLLSGIETSLSLLNNTSSPTNLIIFTDSVSDQEVREIPQLDKIKSLNVSIIGIGTQEGGEIVLPDGNRLRKNNRLIEPKLPDDKLKQLANSLNGQYYNNHLTDKVINSITTNVKMNQKTLQESNALSNIWIEKGHWFMMPFLIWLLLQFRPGAYLLIIISFTVHPPPSMASPLDWFMTNDQRAQSRVDQGNWEGAAELFQNKKWQAASNYALEKYAEAADVLESQASSANDFYNLGNSLALSGEIEDAIKAYEQSLELNPDSKETKENLAYLKQKQKEQQDKEQQQNKADSEEDSEEDSDQQEQTSQNEDNNNQAQSDQKNNKQNNSSDEQEENQQEQAENQEPGEESDNKKNLDNHSKSENAPLSDEEKIALDQWLRQIQDDPGGLLKRKLWYQHQEKRAENRFKQEDGLPIW encoded by the coding sequence ATGGAGCTATTACCCGGCCTGTATTTCGCCCGACCCACCTGGTTATTACTTATTGTATTTACTCTCATTTGTGTATTTCTATTCAACCAAAAAGGGATAAAAAAAACCAACTTCCAAGGCTTTATCGACCCTAAACTTTTACCATTTTTAACCTCAACGAATAACAACCGCGCTGTGCCAAAATGGTTTAGTTTACTCAGTGTATGTTTAGCCATTATTGGTCTATCAGGCATCAGCTGGGAAAAACAACCCCAGCCGACTTACGCCTCTAATGCAAAGACGATCCTATTAATAGATCAATCCATCTCCTTATACGCAACCGACATTAAGCCAAATAGGTTGACTAGGTTGAAACACAAACTACAAGATGTGATAAACGCCATCGATGAAGGCGAGGTGGCAATGGTAGCATTCGCAGGTGATGCTTATACAATCAGTCCTTTTAGTGCAGATAAGACGACATTGACACACTTTTTACTGGCCCTTGATCCATTAATCATGCCTTTATATGGAAGCAATTTACTGTCTGGAATCGAAACCTCTTTGAGTCTACTAAATAACACCTCATCACCTACTAATTTAATTATTTTTACAGACAGCGTCAGTGATCAAGAAGTAAGAGAGATCCCTCAATTAGACAAGATCAAATCCTTAAACGTAAGTATTATAGGCATAGGCACACAAGAAGGTGGCGAAATTGTTCTTCCCGATGGCAATCGACTTAGAAAAAACAATCGGCTCATTGAACCAAAACTCCCAGACGATAAATTAAAGCAATTAGCTAACTCACTAAATGGGCAATATTATAATAACCATTTAACAGACAAGGTAATAAACAGCATAACAACAAACGTCAAAATGAATCAAAAGACCTTACAAGAATCAAATGCGTTAAGTAATATTTGGATTGAAAAAGGCCATTGGTTTATGATGCCATTCTTGATCTGGCTGCTTTTACAGTTCCGCCCTGGCGCCTACCTACTTATCATAATCAGTTTCACTGTCCATCCGCCTCCAAGCATGGCCTCTCCATTAGACTGGTTTATGACAAATGATCAACGAGCTCAAAGCCGTGTCGATCAAGGCAATTGGGAAGGAGCCGCCGAGTTATTTCAAAATAAAAAATGGCAAGCCGCATCAAATTATGCGTTAGAAAAATATGCAGAAGCAGCAGACGTGCTAGAATCACAAGCGTCTTCGGCCAACGACTTCTACAATTTAGGTAATAGCCTAGCTTTATCAGGTGAAATTGAGGATGCCATTAAAGCGTATGAACAATCTTTAGAGCTGAATCCAGACTCAAAAGAGACAAAAGAAAACCTAGCTTATTTAAAGCAGAAGCAAAAAGAACAACAAGATAAAGAACAGCAGCAAAACAAGGCTGACTCAGAAGAAGACTCAGAAGAAGACTCAGACCAACAAGAACAAACATCACAAAACGAAGACAACAATAACCAAGCACAATCAGATCAGAAAAATAACAAGCAAAATAACTCATCCGATGAGCAAGAAGAAAATCAACAAGAGCAAGCAGAAAATCAAGAGCCAGGTGAAGAATCTGACAACAAGAAAAACTTGGATAATCATTCCAAATCAGAAAATGCCCCATTGTCTGATGAAGAAAAAATTGCATTAGATCAATGGTTGCGACAAATACAAGATGATCCCGGTGGTTTACTAAAACGCAAACTCTGGTATCAACATCAAGAGAAACGAGCAGAAAATCGATTTAAACAAGAGGACGGACTGCCAATATGGTAG
- a CDS encoding VWA domain-containing protein encodes MLEFIWPWFFILLPLPILMRFTKPTTPNSEAIWWPTASLIDIESNNKPANALIKNPTLLLLLLSWSLFVTAIARPVWIGEPIQITPSGRDLFIALDLSGSMQVTDMQVNQDVADRLSAAKHVLNDFITERKGDRIGVIVFGTKAYLQAPLSYDVETVNTLINENQIGFAGEQTAIGDAIGLGIKQLEGKDSDKKVMILMTDGANTAGRVQPLQAAEFAATQNVKIHTIGIGAEEMVVQGFFGPKVINPSSDLDEPLLQNIATITEGHYFRARSTNELNAIYHLIDQLEPTPSEALWQRPKTTLLHWLGLFSLLCAGAGLILQKKSLFKGRN; translated from the coding sequence ATGCTTGAATTTATTTGGCCTTGGTTTTTCATTTTATTACCTTTACCAATCTTAATGCGCTTCACAAAGCCGACAACACCTAATAGCGAGGCTATATGGTGGCCTACCGCAAGCTTGATAGACATAGAGTCAAATAATAAACCCGCTAACGCCTTAATAAAAAACCCAACTCTGTTATTGCTTTTACTTTCATGGTCACTCTTTGTAACCGCGATCGCTAGGCCTGTTTGGATAGGAGAACCCATTCAAATAACACCGTCTGGTAGGGACTTATTTATTGCCTTAGATTTATCTGGCAGCATGCAAGTCACCGATATGCAGGTCAATCAAGACGTTGCGGATCGACTTAGTGCGGCAAAACACGTTTTAAACGATTTTATCACTGAAAGAAAAGGTGATCGAATTGGCGTTATCGTGTTTGGTACTAAAGCCTATCTACAAGCACCACTAAGCTATGATGTAGAGACAGTTAACACCTTAATCAATGAAAACCAAATTGGCTTTGCTGGAGAGCAAACGGCAATTGGCGATGCCATCGGGCTGGGCATCAAACAACTTGAAGGCAAAGATAGCGACAAAAAAGTAATGATTCTTATGACTGACGGAGCCAACACCGCCGGTCGAGTACAACCGCTTCAGGCCGCTGAGTTTGCCGCCACACAAAACGTTAAAATCCATACAATTGGCATTGGCGCAGAAGAAATGGTCGTACAAGGTTTTTTTGGTCCCAAGGTGATAAACCCATCATCCGATCTTGATGAGCCATTATTACAGAATATTGCCACTATCACTGAAGGCCATTACTTCAGGGCCAGAAGCACAAATGAGCTGAATGCTATCTACCACTTAATAGACCAACTAGAACCAACCCCCAGCGAAGCGTTATGGCAAAGGCCTAAAACAACCTTATTGCATTGGCTCGGATTATTTAGTCTCCTATGTGCGGGTGCCGGTCTAATTCTACAAAAAAAATCACTCTTTAAAGGACGTAATTAA
- a CDS encoding DUF4381 domain-containing protein produces MNETLQTGIDLPNKAFILPQAIPMWPPIWWSWLVLLTFLTGIIIIGIMLIRHYKKNAYRRIAIQLLEKTETSQLSDKELLIHCHTVIKRCLVTHKQALYASMLTNELLPILDKNMGVHDSFSNLGHWFIDGQYQQELSLTEEERVKLIQTTKKWIKKHNA; encoded by the coding sequence ATGAATGAAACGTTACAGACAGGGATAGACCTCCCAAATAAAGCATTTATACTGCCTCAAGCCATTCCAATGTGGCCCCCCATATGGTGGAGTTGGTTAGTGCTGCTTACTTTTCTCACTGGGATCATCATAATTGGGATTATGTTGATAAGACACTATAAAAAAAACGCTTATCGTAGAATCGCGATACAATTATTGGAAAAAACTGAGACATCCCAACTCAGTGATAAAGAACTATTGATTCATTGCCACACAGTTATAAAGCGCTGTTTAGTAACACATAAGCAAGCACTCTATGCCTCTATGCTGACCAATGAATTGCTGCCAATATTGGATAAAAATATGGGAGTGCACGATTCATTTTCTAATCTCGGTCACTGGTTTATTGATGGTCAGTACCAACAAGAATTATCCCTCACTGAAGAAGAACGGGTTAAGCTAATACAAACAACAAAGAAATGGATAAAAAAACATAATGCTTGA
- a CDS encoding DUF58 domain-containing protein, whose translation MDKLISPLSPILDNSDLIALAPYAKHLGKAPKKAQRSQPTGQHQRQVKGHGMEMMELRQYQIHDEFRHIDWRVTARTGVPHTRIYAQENEHKRLLMLDISGVGYFGTQHTFISTRMAQVASLIAWRTQIQHDSLGYCLSFGDQIHQRSYTHNKKLFSLLISHLADATHIQHRAVPSTLEPWNALYKTSSIKQQNVIILSDRLTLSTADLKSIAQLAKHNYLHWIKITDDNAQRLPSGQYLMEDTNGLKWLSVSQMKVKAQLEAQNALFKKQLNELGAHVHQYDLHESPVDIARHLLTIGAIH comes from the coding sequence ATGGATAAGCTAATATCACCACTTTCACCTATTCTTGACAACAGCGACTTAATTGCACTTGCCCCTTATGCCAAGCATTTAGGAAAAGCGCCAAAAAAAGCGCAACGCTCGCAGCCTACTGGTCAACACCAGAGGCAGGTTAAAGGTCATGGAATGGAGATGATGGAGCTAAGACAATATCAAATACACGATGAATTTCGCCATATAGATTGGCGAGTTACAGCGAGAACGGGCGTACCTCATACTCGAATTTATGCCCAAGAGAATGAGCACAAACGATTATTGATGCTCGACATCAGTGGCGTTGGTTATTTTGGTACACAACATACTTTCATATCAACAAGAATGGCTCAAGTTGCTAGCCTCATTGCCTGGAGAACCCAAATACAGCACGATAGCTTAGGATACTGTCTAAGTTTCGGGGATCAGATACACCAAAGGTCTTATACCCACAATAAGAAGCTCTTTTCTTTACTTATATCTCACCTAGCAGATGCGACCCATATTCAGCATAGAGCCGTTCCCTCAACATTAGAGCCATGGAATGCGCTGTACAAAACCTCCTCCATAAAACAGCAAAATGTCATTATATTAAGTGACAGATTAACACTCTCTACAGCAGATTTGAAAAGTATCGCTCAACTGGCTAAGCACAATTACCTTCATTGGATTAAAATTACTGATGACAATGCACAGAGATTGCCTAGCGGCCAATATTTGATGGAAGATACTAACGGTTTAAAGTGGCTGTCTGTTTCTCAAATGAAAGTAAAAGCACAACTCGAGGCACAAAACGCTCTATTTAAAAAGCAATTAAACGAGCTTGGAGCCCATGTTCATCAATATGATTTGCATGAGTCGCCTGTGGATATTGCTCGTCATTTACTGACAATAGGGGCTATCCACTAA
- a CDS encoding AAA family ATPase, producing the protein MDTLIRTLQDELNKTIVGQSNLIKNLLISLIADGHVLLEGPPGIAKTTAAKALANSIDSQFQRIQFTPDLLPGDVTGSDIYQQEKGQFEFVAGPIMNNIILADEINRAPAKVQSALLEAMGERQVTVGNKSYSLPELFFVIATQNPIEQEGTYPLPEAQLDRFMMKIKVDYPKAEEELEILRRVRQGEHSKAQPSKPVCSTEDILSLRSKALDLYMAETVEQYIVQLIMATRHSEHYLKAIYPETEALIEFGSSPRGTLALDRCARAHALINGKDYVTPDDVKAIAHSVLRHRILPSFEAEAKGLTTDDILNELLERVPVI; encoded by the coding sequence ATGGATACTTTAATTCGCACTTTACAGGACGAACTCAACAAAACAATTGTTGGACAAAGTAACTTAATCAAGAACCTATTAATTTCGTTAATCGCAGATGGACACGTTTTACTCGAAGGTCCTCCAGGTATAGCAAAGACAACCGCCGCGAAAGCCCTGGCGAATAGTATCGACAGTCAATTCCAACGAATACAGTTCACTCCAGATTTATTACCGGGTGATGTAACTGGCTCAGATATCTACCAGCAAGAGAAAGGCCAATTCGAATTCGTTGCCGGCCCAATTATGAACAATATCATTCTTGCAGATGAAATAAATCGTGCACCGGCTAAGGTGCAATCTGCCCTGCTTGAGGCAATGGGTGAAAGACAAGTTACCGTTGGTAATAAAAGCTACTCTCTACCAGAACTCTTTTTTGTTATCGCTACACAAAATCCCATTGAGCAAGAAGGAACCTACCCTCTTCCTGAAGCACAACTCGACCGCTTTATGATGAAAATAAAAGTTGATTACCCAAAGGCCGAAGAAGAGCTGGAAATATTACGCAGGGTAAGGCAAGGCGAGCACTCAAAAGCACAACCTAGTAAGCCAGTTTGTTCAACTGAAGATATTTTGTCTTTGAGATCCAAGGCCTTGGATTTATATATGGCCGAAACAGTAGAGCAATACATTGTCCAGTTGATCATGGCGACTCGTCATTCTGAACATTATTTAAAAGCCATTTACCCCGAGACAGAGGCGTTAATTGAATTCGGTTCCAGCCCCCGAGGTACTCTCGCATTAGATCGATGCGCCAGGGCTCACGCATTAATTAATGGCAAGGACTATGTCACTCCCGATGATGTCAAAGCCATAGCGCACAGCGTTCTTAGACACAGAATCCTGCCTTCATTTGAAGCCGAAGCCAAAGGGCTTACAACGGACGATATTCTTAATGAACTCCTTGAAAGAGTTCCTGTGATATAG
- a CDS encoding DUF2835 domain-containing protein — translation MAKIVLDISISAFKFKEMYKGTVKSLVAKSRDGRNVQLPLSIFTSFVTHQGLYGTFEVEFDENRKLVGVSKIR, via the coding sequence ATGGCAAAAATAGTTTTAGATATAAGTATTTCAGCGTTCAAGTTCAAAGAAATGTATAAAGGAACGGTAAAAAGTCTTGTTGCAAAAAGTAGAGATGGTCGAAATGTCCAGTTGCCCCTATCTATATTTACCTCTTTTGTTACCCATCAAGGTCTCTATGGTACCTTTGAAGTCGAATTTGATGAAAACAGGAAGTTAGTTGGCGTCAGTAAAATCCGCTGA
- a CDS encoding quinone-dependent dihydroorotate dehydrogenase, protein MYNLARSLLFKLDAEVSHELSLELLAAGQRLGVNKFFIENVPSASVDVMGLTFPNAVGLAAGLDKNADAFEAMGALGFGFVEVGTVTPKGQAGNPKPRLFRLPEHQAIINRMGFNNKGVEHMVGQIKQHNYSGILGVNIGKNLTTSVDDAVNDYLSCLHAVIPYADYITANISSPNTPGLRSLQFGESLAGLISPLIDARNRYFDEHGKKVPLAVKIAPDMSSDEIRLVADTLQQQGVDAIIATNTTLSRDAVKGHKRADEAGGLSGAPVRDASTEVVRVLFDHLQDSLPIIGVGGIMNGKDAVEKLQAGAKLVQIYSGFIYRGPDLVREAIETTSGFIRENAN, encoded by the coding sequence ATGTATAACCTAGCGCGTTCACTTCTTTTTAAATTAGATGCAGAAGTATCTCATGAGCTTTCTTTGGAATTACTTGCCGCTGGGCAGCGTCTAGGTGTTAACAAGTTTTTTATTGAGAATGTGCCATCTGCTTCTGTTGATGTAATGGGGCTTACTTTTCCAAATGCTGTTGGCTTGGCGGCAGGGCTTGATAAAAATGCCGATGCTTTTGAAGCCATGGGAGCATTGGGGTTTGGTTTTGTGGAAGTGGGTACAGTGACGCCAAAAGGCCAGGCAGGTAATCCAAAACCTAGGTTATTTCGTTTACCAGAACATCAGGCCATTATTAACCGCATGGGCTTCAATAATAAGGGTGTTGAGCATATGGTTGGGCAAATAAAGCAGCACAACTATTCTGGTATATTAGGTGTTAACATTGGAAAAAACTTAACCACGTCTGTTGATGACGCTGTCAATGATTATTTATCTTGTTTACATGCCGTTATACCCTACGCAGACTACATCACGGCTAACATTAGCTCACCAAACACACCTGGCTTACGAAGTTTGCAGTTTGGTGAGAGTTTAGCCGGGTTAATTTCTCCTTTAATTGATGCTCGAAACCGATATTTTGACGAACATGGTAAAAAAGTACCATTGGCCGTTAAAATTGCGCCAGATATGTCTTCAGATGAGATTCGTTTAGTGGCTGACACGCTTCAACAGCAAGGTGTTGATGCTATTATCGCAACTAATACAACGCTCTCTAGAGACGCTGTGAAGGGTCATAAAAGGGCGGATGAAGCGGGTGGCTTAAGTGGCGCACCCGTTAGAGATGCTTCAACTGAGGTGGTTAGGGTGCTGTTCGATCATTTACAGGACAGTCTACCCATTATTGGGGTTGGTGGCATCATGAATGGTAAGGATGCGGTTGAAAAACTGCAGGCTGGTGCGAAATTAGTGCAAATCTATTCTGGATTTATTTATCGCGGTCCCGACCTAGTGCGTGAAGCAATTGAAACGACATCCGGTTTTATAAGAGAAAATGCAAACTAA
- the rmf gene encoding ribosome modulation factor codes for MKKQKRDIHQRAYTKGYRAGMAGRSKGLSDQFSEQARPDWLAGWREGREDMWNGFTSVEGTHKIASFAS; via the coding sequence ATGAAGAAACAAAAACGCGATATCCACCAAAGAGCTTACACTAAAGGCTACAGAGCCGGTATGGCTGGACGCTCTAAAGGACTATCTGATCAATTCTCTGAACAAGCTCGCCCTGACTGGCTAGCAGGCTGGAGAGAAGGTCGAGAAGATATGTGGAACGGCTTTACCTCAGTAGAAGGAACCCACAAAATAGCGAGCTTCGCCAGCTAA